GATCTGCTCGTTAGGACGTACGCCGCGCCGTCGACTCATCGGTCCCCGGAAAACTTTTTCAGGTCAGCGCCTGCGGAAGCCCGAAGGCCGGGAAGAGATGCGGCTCGAACGTGGTGATCTGAGCGACCCTGCCGTCCACGACCCGGAGCACGTCGAGCACCTGCGGACGGAAGACCGTGGTCCCCGGGCGGCGTACGTAGCCCGCGACCGCCGGCATCCGGTTGGCCCGTGCCGGGATGAACTTCCATTCGCCCAGGTAGGTCGGCGACGACGGATCCAGGTTGGGCAGCACGAACGACACCAGCGCGTCCCGGGTGGAGAACCAGAACGGGTTCGGCGGCATCGTCAGCACCGCGTCGCTGGTCAGCAGGTCGGCGATGCCCTCACGCCAGCTGCTCGCCCCCGCAGCGATGTAGGCGTCGATGACCTTGCGCTCCTCCTCGGTCGGCCCCTCGGTGCGCCAGCTCGACCGGTCCTCGGGCAGATGCCGGCGCAACGCCGGCTTGGCCCGCTGCAGCAGCGAGTTGACCGTGGCGACGCTGACGTCGAGAGCAGCCGCCGTATCCGCCGCCGACCAGCCGAGCACCTCGCGGAAGACGAAGACCGCCCGCTGCTGCGGGGTCAGGTGCTGGATCGCGGTCAGGAAGACCAGCTCGATCGTCTCCCGCGCGACCGCCTCCTCCTCCGGCCGCTCCGGCTCCAGCAGGGCGTCCGGGAAAGGCTGCAGCCATTCCAGCAGCTCCGGGGGCTCACCGGTGCCGTGGTCGAACCCCAGCAGCGGGGCGTACGTCCTGGGCCGGCGCTCGTTGCGACGCAGGAAGTCGAGGCAGGTGTTGGTCGCGATCCGATACAGCCACGCGCGCAACGCCTCGGGGTCGGTGAGCTGGTCGCGCCGCTCCCATGCCTTGACCAGGGTCTCCTGCACCAGGTCCTCGGCTTCGTCGAAGCTCGCCACCATCCGGTAGCAGTGCACCCTCAGCTCGCGCCGGTGCTTCTCGGCCGCGTCGACGAACGGGTCGGTCATCTGGCTCATGCCTGGCGAGCGTAGAGGCGTTGCGGGCCAGGTCCGAGCGAATTTCTCAAGCAATCACAAACGAGTGCAACGCAATCGATCCAGGCGACGTAGGACGGGTGTGGGGCGGTCCTCCCAGGGCCCCGGCTGACGATTCCCGAGCCGGGGTCCTGGCTACTCTGCGGCCCTTGGTCCGTGCAACTGATCAACCCAGAAGGTCAGCCCAGCGCGCGGAGCTTGGGGAGGATCTCCTCACCATAGAGCTTGAGGAACTTCGCCTGGTCCGGCCCCGGGGCGTGGAAGACGAGGTGGGTGAAGCCCATGTCGAGATACTCCTTGATCCGGGCGACGTGCTCGTCGGGATCGGTGGAGACGATGAACCGCTTCGCGGTCGCCTCGGTCGGCAGCGCGTCGGCGAGACGCTGCATCTCGACCGGGTCCTCGACGGAGTGCTTCTGCTCCGGGGTGAGCCCGAGGGCGCCCCAGAAGCGGGTCGCCTCCATGGCCTGCTCCAGGTCGTGGTCGAAGGAGACCTTGACCTCGATCATCATGTCGACGTCTTCGGGCTTGCGCTCGGAGAGCTCGATGCCGTTGCGTACGGCGGGGAGCAGCGTGTCGGTGTAGAGTTCGGCGCCCTTGCCGGAGGTGGTGATGTAGCCGTCACCGGCGCGGCCGGCGTACTTCGTGGCGGCCGGGCCCGAACCGGCCAGGTAGATCGGCACCGGGTTCTCGGGCTTGTCGTAGATGGTCGCCCGGTCGAGCTGGTAGTAGTCGCCCTCGAAGGTGACCCGGTCCTCGGACCAGAGCTTCTTGATGACGCGTACGGCCTCGCGGAACCGCGCGAACCGCACCTTGCCCTCCGGCCACTCGACACCCAGCGGCGCCTCGTTCATCGCCTCACCGGTGCCCATGCCGAGCACGACGCGGTCGGGGAAGAGCGAGCCGAGGGTCGCGAACGACTGCGCCACGATCGCCGGGTGGTAGCGGAACGTCGGGGTGAGCACCGAGGTGCCCATCACGATCCGCTCCGTGCGCGCGCCGAGCGCGCCCAGCCAGGTCATCGCGAACGGCGCGTGCCCACCGTCGTGTCGCCACGGCTGGAGATGGTCGGAGATGAAGACCGAGTCGAAACCCTGCTCCTCCGCCATCACGCCGTAGTTCAGCAGCTCCGTGGGTGCGAACTGCTCGTTGGACGCCTTGTATCCGAACCTGATCTCCGTCACGCGCCCACGGTAGCCTCCCCCTCATGAAGCTTGCGATGCCCTTGACCTACTTCGGCAACCCACGCGAGACCGCCGACCAGGTCGTCGACCTGGAGAAGGCCGGACTCGACCAGCTCTGGGTCGCCGAGCCCTACGGCTTCGACGCGGTCTCCCTGCTCGGCTACCTGGCGGCGAAGACCGAGCGGGTCGAGCTCGGCTCGGGCATCCTCAACATCTACAGCCGTACGCCGGGGGCGCTGCTCCAGACCGCGGCCGGCCTCGACAACGTCTCCGAAGGTCGCGCGATCCTCGGCCTCGGCGCGAGCGGACCGCAGGTCATCGAGGGCTTCCACGGGGTGGCGTACGACAAGCCGTTGACGCGCACCCGCGAGATCATCGCGCTGCTGCGCGCCGGGCTGCGCGGCGAGCGCCTGCAGAGCGACGGGCTCTACAAGCTCCCGCTGCCGGCCGACCAGGGCACCGGGCTCGGCAAGCCGCTCAAGCTGCTCAACCGGCCGGAGCGTGCCGACACCCCGATCTGGGTGGCCGCGCTGGGCGACAAGAACGTCGCGATGACCGCCGAGGTCGCCGACGGCTGGCTGCCGTTCCAGTTCCTGCCCGACAAGGCTCGCGACGTGTGGGGCGAGGCGATCGACAAGGGGCTCGCCAAGCGCTCGGCCGACCTGAAGCCGCTGGAGATCTCCGCCGGCGGCCTGCTCGCGATCACCGACGACCCCGACGAGGCCAAGCGTCACCGAGACACGATGCGCGGCCTGCTGGCGCTGTACGTCGGTGGCATGGGGGCGCGTGGCAAGAACTTCTACAACGACATGGCCGTGAAGTACGGCTTCGGCGACGCCGCCAAGAAGATCCAGGATCTCTACCTCGACGGCCACAAGCGCGACGCCGAGGCCGAGGTGCCCGAGGCCTGGCTCGAGGCCGGCAACCTGGTCGGGCCGGAGTCGTTCGTCAAGGAGCGGATCGCGGCCTTCAAGGAGGCCGGCGTCACCAGCCTGCAGGTCACCCCCGCCTTCGGCACCGACGCGCCCGCGGCGATCGGTCAGGTCAAGGAGTGGCTGGCCTGATCACGACTGGCCTGATTCCGACTGACCTGATCACCGCTGCGCCGGCCGGCTCGGGCTGTGAGGTCACTAACACCAGAGCCGATTCGGGCCCTCCCGCTGTGACACTGCCCCCATGGGCATAGTTGCATTGACGCATGTCTGAGGGGATCGGCGCCAAGATCGTGGCTTTCATCACCGGACCCGTCACCAAATGGGTGGTGCTGGGATTCTGGCTGGTGATGCTGGTCCTGATGGGCCCGCTGACCGGCAAGCTCAGCGACGTCGAGTCCCACGACAACTCCGACTGGCTCCCGGCCAACGCCGAGTCGACCCAGGCGATCGACGAGCTCGCCAAGGTGCAGGACCCCGACGACCTGACCACGACGATCGTCTACCACCGCGACGGTGGGCTGACGAAGTCCGACTACACCGACCTCGTGCTGCAGATCCCCGAGATCGCCTCGTTGGACGGCGTCGTCACCCAGGAGAGCAAGCCCGACCAGCCGGTGATGCCGGCGATCGCCTACCCGGTCGGGGAGAAGAAGGGCCAGAAACAGGGCCTGGTCTCCCCCGACGGCGAGGTCGCCACGGTCTCGCTCGTCGTCAACTACGCCGACGAGGACCCGACCGCGCTGCTCGACCTGCGCGACGACCTGGTCGAGATCACCAAGATGGACGGGGTCGACGTCTACATCGGCGGCCAGGGCGGATCGACCGCCGACCAGATGGAGGCCGGCGCCGGCATCGGCGGCGCGCTGCTCTACGCCGCCGCGGGCGTGGTCATCGTGATCCTGCTGATCACCTACCGAAGTCCGGTGCTGTGGTTCCTCCCGCTGGTCTCGGTGCTGGTCGCGCTGGTCGTGTCGATGGGCGTGGTCTATCTGTGCGCGATGTACGCCGGGCTCACCCTCAACCAGATGAACCGGGCGATCCTCGATGTGCTCGTCTTCGGCGCCGGCACCGACTACGCCCTGCTCCTCATCGCCAGATATCGCGAGGAGCTGGGTCGCCACCGGGACCGGCACAAGGCGATGGCCGCCGCGCTGCGCGGATCGGCCCCCGCGATCATCGCCTCGGCCGGCACAGTCACCGTCGGCATGCTCGGCCTGATGGTCGCGACCATGGGCTCGACCGCCAGCCTCGGCCCCGTCTGCGCGATCGGCATCGTGGCCGGTCTCGTCGTCATGCTGACCCTGCTCCCGGCGCTGCTGGTGATCACCGGTCGTTGGGTGTTCTGGCCGGTCAAACCGGCGTACGGCACCTCCGGCGAGCGCCACGGCGGCATCTGGACCAGGCTCGGCAGCTGGATCCGTCGGCGCCCGCGCAAGGTCTGGATCGGCACCGCGGCGGCCCTGCTGGCCTGCTGCGCCGGACTCTCGATGCTCAACATCACCACGTTGGACAGCTCGGAGACCTACACCAAGGACTTCCCCTCGCTGGTCGGCGACCGGGTGCTCGAGAAGCACGACCTCAGCGACCCGTCCAACCCGATCCAGGTCGTCTCGAACAAGGGCACCGAGAAGGACGTCGTGACGGCTCTGACCAAGGCCGGCTACAAGGGTGTGCAGCCGGTCACCGACGGGTCGCACGAGGTCGCGGTGACCGCGGTGCCGCTGACCACCGACCCGATGTCCGACAAGTCCTTCGACACCGTCGAGGACGTACGCAGCGTCATCCACTCCGTCGACGGCGCCGACGCTCTCGCCGCCGGCACCGCGGCGATCCAGCTCGACATGGCCGCTGCCACCGACCGTGACACCAAGGTCGTGATGCCGTTGGTGCTGGGTCTGGTGCTGATCATCTTGATGATCCTGCTCCGCTCGATCCTCTCCCCGCTGCTGCTGATGGCCACGGTCGTGCTCAGCTTCGGTGCCGCGCTGGGGATCTCGGCGGTCATCTTCGATGCGATGGGGTTCGCCGGCGAGGGCCGGGAGTTCCCGCTGTTCGTCTTCGTGTTCCTGGTCGCGCTCGGCATCGACTACAACATCTTCTTGATGCACCGGGTGCGCGAGGAGACGGTCGAGCACGGCGACACCCGGCGTGCGTCCTTGGTGGCGCTCTCGGCCACCGGTGGCGTCATCACCAGCGCCGGCATCGTGCTGGCCTCCACGTTCGCCGTGCTCACCACGATGCCGCACGTGAGCTTCATCGAGATCGGCCTCGCGATCGCCCTCGGCGTGCTCCTCGACACCCTGGTCGTACGTTCCATCCTGGTCACCGCCATCAATCTCGACCTCGGCGACATCATCTGGTGGCCCAGCGGTCTGGCGCGGCGGACGAACGTTCGTTCGCCGCGCCGCGGCGGGCCGGGCGACGTGGTCGGCGCCGGCCGTGCGGCTGCCCCGGGATATCCGGGTGCGCCGATGCCGCCGCGTCGGGCGCCGAACCGTCAGCTCCAGTCCCGTCCGACACAGCCCGGGCAGCCCCAGCCGCGCCCGATGCAGGGTCGTCCGATGCCGCCGCGTTACTCGCGCCCCGGGCCGCCGCCGGGGCGCCCACCGCAGCCCGGCCGGCAGCCCTACCCTCGGCCGAACCCCCGGCCCTACCCACCGCAGGGCCGTCCGAGACCCCGCCGACCGGACGAATACTGATTTACGGTCTCCCGAAACCGCCGGGTGTCTTTACTATGTGCATACGACTCGGGTCGTTCGGCCCGGGCTGTCCACTTCACTGACATGCGGGGCACGCGACATGGGGCCAGACGACCAGGACAAGACCAGACCAGGCACGCCGCGGCCCACACCGCCTCCGGCCGACCCGGCGAACCCCGTGGATCCCGACGCGACACGGATCCCGGGGAACGGTCCCACCCCGCCGCCTCCCCCGCCCTCGGAGCAGCCGCCGGCCTCGTCATCGCCCCCGCCGTCCTCGCCCCCGCCGTCCTCGCCCCCTCCCTCCTCACCGCCGCCGTCGACTCCGCCATCGTCGACACCGTCGTGGGCTCCGCCGCCCCCGCCTCCGCCGGCCACGACCGCGATGCCTGCGGCAACCGGTGGTGCGTACGGAACCGCCTACGGGCTTCCGCCGCACCACCAGCCGAAGAAGAAGAACCTGGGTCTGCTGATCGGGCTGGGTGCCGCCGGCGCGGTCGTGCTCGTCGCGCTGCTCGGCACCGGAGCCTGGGCGTTCTTCACCGGACGCCTCGGGTTCGGCCCGCTGAGCGCGGAGGACCAGAAGGCCGTGACCGCGATCGCCGCGGACGCGCCCAAGCCGGGCTGGGCGTCGGCCGGCGACTCCACCTGCGCCGCGGAAGAGCTGGTCAGGGACGAGCGCACCGACGGCTTGACCAAGGCCGGCCTGATCAAGACCTCCGGTGAGTCGGTGGCCTACACCGGCGACTGGAAGGGACAGCAGGCGACGACGTACGCCGCAGGGCTGCTCTCCTGCTCCGGCGACTGGAGCAAGGCCATCGGCAAGGAGTGGGCGCTCGACGACACCGGCTGCCTCGGCGACGTCGACGAGGCGGCTATGGCCGGGCTGATCACCACCCGCGACATGAAGGTCGCCGACGCCAAGGCCGACAAGCAGGCCTCGAAGGCCGTCAAGGAGCTCGACGAGTGCTACGTCAGCGACGAGCTCTCCGCGCCGTCGGCGACGGCGACGCCCGCCGTGCTGGGAGTGGACTTCGCCGTCAAGGCGCCGTCCGTCGACGGCAGCGAGGTGGCGCTGCGCGCGAGGTCGGCCGACAGCTCGGAGTGGAAGCCGGTCACCGACGGCAAGATCAACATCCCCGTCCGTGAAGGCGGCCAGGAAGGGTGCGCGACCTTCGAGGCCTCGATCAGCTATCCGTGGGGCACGACGAAGGCCAGCGAGAGCGAGTCCTGCGGGAAGGCGAAGGAGCGGCGACTGTGGTGGACGAAGGACAAGTCCTGTGCCCAGCCGAAGTTCGCCCCGTGCAGCTCCTGGACGCTCCACTACGAGGGCTACCAGCTCTTCTCCAGCGTCAAGGTCAACCTCAAGCTCAAGGGCGGCAACTGCCGCTCGGCGTCGGGGTCGTGCTCGGACACCGCGGTCGTCACCCGGCCGAGCGGCACCTGGACGAGCTGGACCGCGCCCAAGGGCTGGCACGACCGGTTCACCGCCGAGGTCGACGGGCTGACGGCGGTGCTGCCGAACTGATCGGCGATCGGAGCATGAAGCGCCGATCAAACCCAGCCAACTAAAAGGTCACGACCGTGGGTTGCCGCACACGGATCGTGACCGGGAGGCTAGGGTTTCGGCAGAGATCTGGAAACGGGTAGTAGATCAGGGCGAGGTCAATAAAGATGGTTGCGTTCCCCCAGGAAGGCGAGCAGTTCGGTCGCTACGTGATCGAGCGGGTCCTGGGTCAAGGTGGCATGGGTGTCGTCTACCAGGCCAAGGACCCAGCGCTGCGACGCAAGGTGGCGCTCAAGCTTGTGCTGCCCTCGCTCACCATCGACAAAGACTTCATCACCCGCTTCGAGCGGGAGGCCAACATCTTGGCCAAGCTCCGCTCGCGCAACATCGTCCAGATCATCGAGTACGGCGAGGTCGAGGGCACCGTCTACCTGGTGACCGAGTACGTCCCCGACGGCGACCTGCACGGCTGGCTGAAGACCACCGGACCGCTGGAGACGGTGCAGGCGCTGCGGCTGGTCAGCGACGTCAGCGACGCTCTCTTCGACGCCCACCGCGCGGGCGTCGTCCACCGCGACGTGAAGCCGTCCAACGTGCTGATCTGGGAGCGCCAGGAGGGCGAGCTCGTCCCCTACCTGACCGACTTCGGCATCGCGACCGAGGGCGACTCCAACGTCACCCGGGCCGGCTCCGTGGTCGGCTCGCTGCCCTACATGTCGCCCGAGCGCCACCTGGGCGAGCAGGCCACCCCCTCCGGCGACATCTACGCCGCCGGCTGCCTGCTGTGGGCCGCGCTGACCGGCAAGGCCCCCTACACCGGCACCGACTTCGAGCTGATGAGCGCTCACATCAACAACCCGGTGCCCCGGCTGCCGGCCTCGACACCGGGCGCCGACCTGATCAACCCGATCATCCAGAAGGCGCTCGCGAAGAAGCCGGAGAACCGCTTCCAGACCGCCTCCCAGCTCGCCAAGGCGCTCGACAAGGCCGCAGACCGGCTCGAGGAGGCCGGCCTGGGCGGCGGCTTCGCCGCCGCAGCCGGCACAGGCGGCGCCGACCTCGGTTCACGTCCCGGTGTCGGCTACGACACCACCTCGGGCGGCACCTCGGGTGGAGACACCGGCGGAGGCACCTCGGGCGGGAACACCGGCGGCAGCGGTGTGCACGAGGCCGAGGCCCAGCCGACGATCGTCAAGCGCCCCGGCGAGAGCACTCCCAGCCCTGCCCCGGCCGCCAACGAGACCGACTCCACCGTCGTGCACAGCGGCAAGGGCATGCCCCTGGCAGGTGCCGCAGCCGGCGCAGGAGCGGCGGGAGCCGCGGGTGCTGCAGCCGGCGGTTCGGGCGGCGGCAAGCCCGAGTGGCTGCCGTCCCATCACACCGGCGACGGCCAGGGCGGCGACAAGAAGAAGCTCTACGCCATGATCGGCGGCGGCGTGGCCGCCGTCGTGCTCATCGGCGCCGGCATCTTCACCCAGGGCTTCGGCATCTTCGGTCTCCACGGGGACGACGCCAAGGCGGCCGAGGCGATCGCCAGCGGCGTACCCAAGCCCGACTGGGCCGGCGAAGACCAGATGACCTGTGCGGCGGAGAGCCTGGTCGAGAAGGTTCCGGCCTCCGAGCTGCGCTCCCACGGGGTCGTCGACTCGGGCGACGAGTGGTCCTACACCGGCGACTGGCCCGCCGACGATGCGATGAACTTCTCCCAGGGCCTCCTCGACTGCACCGAGTCCTGGTCGACCGAGATCGGCGACAGCTGGAAGGTCGGCGACACCCGCTGCATGGAGAAGGAGGTCGACAAGACCTCCATGGCCGGCCTGATCGCGGTCAGCAACCTCCTCGAGAAGTCCGACCCCGGTGCCGCCGGGCCGGCCAAGGAGAAGGCCGTGAAGGCGCTCGACGCCTGCTACGTCAAGGCCGACGCCCTCGGCGCCGAGGTGACACCCAAGGCCTCCTACATGCAGGTCGACTTCGACGTGCAGGACCCGACCGCCCCGGGCGGCAAGTCCGACATCCAGATCGCCAAGAAGGGCAGCACGAGCTTCGAGAAGCTCAAGGGCACCTCCTACGAGCTCCCCGTCGCCGAGGGTGGCGTCGAGGGCTGCATCGCGGTCAACACCACGGTCACCTTCGCCTGGGGCACCGAGAAGGCCACCAAGGGCGAGTCCTGCGGCAAGGCCGAGCCGAAGAAGCTCGAGTGGGTCAAGCAGGACAAGTGCACCGACAAGGCCTACATCTCGCAGAAGATCGACTGCAACACCTGGCAGCTCAACTTCGAGGGTTTCCAGCCGGGCAAGAAGTTCAACGTGAAGCTCACGATGAACGGCAAGGGCTGCGGTTCCAAGAAGTGCACCTGGCCGGGCACGCCCGACGGTGAGGGCAAGGGCGCGATCATCAACTGGTCGGGTCCGCAGGACTGGAACGCGAAGTTCGTCGCGACCGCGCCTGGAGCGAGCGCCCAGATCGACAACTAGCAGGCGCCTACTAGGCTGCTTGGTGATGAGCGAGCAGCCGACACCGCAGCAGATCCGCCGGGCGCTGGCCCGGGCCGAGCGTGGCGCAGCCCTGGACGTCGCGGAGGCTTCCGCCCTCCTCGCGGCCGGCGGCGACGACCTCGCACGCCTCACCGCCGCGGCGGCGAAGGTACGCGACGCCGGGCTGGTCGCGGCGCAGAGACCTGCGGCGGTGACGTACTCACCGAAGGTGTTCATCCCGGTCACCAAGCTGTGCCGCGACAGGTGCCACTACTGCACCTTCGTGGAGACGCCGGGGCAGGCCGCGCGTGATGGTCGCGAGCCCTTCCTGAGCCCCGACGAGATCGTCGAGATCGCCGCCGAGGGTGCGAAGCTGGGCTGCCTGGAGGCGCTGTTCACCCTCGGCGACCGGCCGGAGGACCGCTGGCCCGAGGCCCGCGACTGGCTGGAGAGCCGCGGCTACGGGTCGACGCTCGACTACGTGCGCGCGATGGCGATCCGGGTGCTCGAGGAGACCGGCCTGCTCCCCCACCTCAACCCGGGGGTGATGTCGTGGGAGGAGATGAACCGGCTCAAGCCCGTCTCCCCCTCGATGGGGATGATGCTCGAGACCACGTCGCGTCGGCTCTTCGAGACGAAGGGCGAGGCTCACTACGGCTCCCCCGACAAGGACCCCGACCTGCGCCTGCGCGTGCTCGAGGACGCCGGCCGACTCTCGATCCCGTTCACCAGCGGGCTCCTCGTCGGCATCGGCGAGACGCTCACCGAGCGCGCGGAGACGATCTTCGCGCTGCGCAAGGTGCACAAGGCGTACGCCGGGCTGCAGGAGATCATCGTGCAGAACTTCCGGGCGAAGCCGTCGACGGCGATGCGCCACGCCGACGACCTCGGGCTCGACGAATACCTGGCCGCGATCGCGGTGACCCGGATCGTGCTCGGCCCCAAGGCGCGCGTGCAGGCGCCGCCCAACCTGGTCGACCTCGACGAGTGTCGTGCCCTGCTCGGCGCCGGCATCGACGACTGGGGCGGTGTCTCGCCGCTCACTCCCGACCACGTCAACCCCGAGCGCCCCTGGCCCTCGCTGGACGCGCTGCGTCAGGTGACCGCGGAGGCCGGCTTCACGCTGCGGCCGCGGCTGACCGTCCACCCCGAGTACGTCGCCGGCACCCTGCGCGACGGCCAGGCCTGGATCGACCCGCGGGTGCTCTCGCACGTCGAGGCGCTCGCCGACGAGGACGGGCTGGCCCGTGACGGCGTACGCCCCGAGGGCCGCCCGTGGCAGGAGCCCGACGGTGGCTTCACCGCCGCCGGCCGGACCGACCTGCACGCCTCCGTCGACACCGAGGGCCGCACCCACGACCGACGTGACGACTTCGAGACGGTCTACGGCGACTGGGACGCCGTGCGCGAGGCGGCCAGTGCGACCGGTGCTCCCGCCGTGCTCCACGCGGAGGGTGGCGCCGCTCTCGCCGCCGCCGAGAAGGACCCCGGCAACCTCTCCGACGAGCACGCGCTGACGCTGATGACCGCCGAGGGCGACCTCCTGCGCCAGGTCACCAAACTTGCCGATGAACTGCGCAAAGAGGTCAACGGCGACACCGTGACCTACGTCGTCAACCGCAACATCAACTTCACCAACGTCTGCTACGTCGGCTGCCGGTTCTGCGCCTTCGCCCAGCGACGCACCGACGCCGATGCGTACTCACTCGATCTCGACCAGGTCGCCGACCGCGCCGAGGAGGCATGGGACCTGGGTGCCACGGAGGTGTGCATGCAGGGCGGGATCGACCCCGAGCTGCCGTCGACGGCCTACTTCGATCTCGTGCAGGCCGTGAAGCAGCGCGTGCCGGAGATGCACGTGCACGCGTTCAGCCCGATGGAGATCGTCAACGGCACCTCGCGCACCGGCCTCTCGATCGAGGACTTCCTGATCAAGGTGCGCGAGTCCGGTCTCGGCTCGCTCCCGGGCACGGCCGCGGAGATCCTCGACGACGAGGTGCGCTGGGTGCTGACCAAGGGCAAGCTGCCCGCGAAGACCTGGATCGAGATCATCTCCACCGCCCACCGGGTCGGCATCCCGACGACGTCGACGATGATGTACGGCCACGTCGACAACCCGCGCCACTGGGTCGGTCACCTGCGCGTGCTCGCCGGGATCCAGGACCAGGCGCGCGAGCACGGCAACGCCGGCCTCACCGAGTTCGTGCCGCTGCCGTTCGTGCACACCAGCGCCCCGATCTACCTGGCCGGCGCCGCCCGCCCCGGTCCGACCATGCGCGACAACCTCGCCGTGCACGCCCTCGCGCGGATCATGCTCCACGGCCGCATCGACAACATCCAGACGAGCTGGGTCAAGCTCGGCATCGACGGCACCCGAGCGATGCTCCGAGCCGGCGCCAACGACCTCGGCGGCACCCTGATGGAGGAGACCATCTCCCGCATGGCCGGCTCCGAGCACGGCTCCGCCAAGACCGTCGCCGAGCTCGAGGAGATCGGCGCGGGCATCGGCCGGGACGTACGTGAGCGCACGACGTTGTACGGAGATCG
The sequence above is drawn from the Nocardioides albertanoniae genome and encodes:
- a CDS encoding RNA polymerase subunit sigma-70 gives rise to the protein MSQMTDPFVDAAEKHRRELRVHCYRMVASFDEAEDLVQETLVKAWERRDQLTDPEALRAWLYRIATNTCLDFLRRNERRPRTYAPLLGFDHGTGEPPELLEWLQPFPDALLEPERPEEEAVARETIELVFLTAIQHLTPQQRAVFVFREVLGWSAADTAAALDVSVATVNSLLQRAKPALRRHLPEDRSSWRTEGPTEEERKVIDAYIAAGASSWREGIADLLTSDAVLTMPPNPFWFSTRDALVSFVLPNLDPSSPTYLGEWKFIPARANRMPAVAGYVRRPGTTVFRPQVLDVLRVVDGRVAQITTFEPHLFPAFGLPQALT
- the fgd gene encoding glucose-6-phosphate dehydrogenase (coenzyme-F420), with the protein product MTEIRFGYKASNEQFAPTELLNYGVMAEEQGFDSVFISDHLQPWRHDGGHAPFAMTWLGALGARTERIVMGTSVLTPTFRYHPAIVAQSFATLGSLFPDRVVLGMGTGEAMNEAPLGVEWPEGKVRFARFREAVRVIKKLWSEDRVTFEGDYYQLDRATIYDKPENPVPIYLAGSGPAATKYAGRAGDGYITTSGKGAELYTDTLLPAVRNGIELSERKPEDVDMMIEVKVSFDHDLEQAMEATRFWGALGLTPEQKHSVEDPVEMQRLADALPTEATAKRFIVSTDPDEHVARIKEYLDMGFTHLVFHAPGPDQAKFLKLYGEEILPKLRALG
- a CDS encoding LLM class F420-dependent oxidoreductase is translated as MKLAMPLTYFGNPRETADQVVDLEKAGLDQLWVAEPYGFDAVSLLGYLAAKTERVELGSGILNIYSRTPGALLQTAAGLDNVSEGRAILGLGASGPQVIEGFHGVAYDKPLTRTREIIALLRAGLRGERLQSDGLYKLPLPADQGTGLGKPLKLLNRPERADTPIWVAALGDKNVAMTAEVADGWLPFQFLPDKARDVWGEAIDKGLAKRSADLKPLEISAGGLLAITDDPDEAKRHRDTMRGLLALYVGGMGARGKNFYNDMAVKYGFGDAAKKIQDLYLDGHKRDAEAEVPEAWLEAGNLVGPESFVKERIAAFKEAGVTSLQVTPAFGTDAPAAIGQVKEWLA
- a CDS encoding MMPL family transporter yields the protein MSEGIGAKIVAFITGPVTKWVVLGFWLVMLVLMGPLTGKLSDVESHDNSDWLPANAESTQAIDELAKVQDPDDLTTTIVYHRDGGLTKSDYTDLVLQIPEIASLDGVVTQESKPDQPVMPAIAYPVGEKKGQKQGLVSPDGEVATVSLVVNYADEDPTALLDLRDDLVEITKMDGVDVYIGGQGGSTADQMEAGAGIGGALLYAAAGVVIVILLITYRSPVLWFLPLVSVLVALVVSMGVVYLCAMYAGLTLNQMNRAILDVLVFGAGTDYALLLIARYREELGRHRDRHKAMAAALRGSAPAIIASAGTVTVGMLGLMVATMGSTASLGPVCAIGIVAGLVVMLTLLPALLVITGRWVFWPVKPAYGTSGERHGGIWTRLGSWIRRRPRKVWIGTAAALLACCAGLSMLNITTLDSSETYTKDFPSLVGDRVLEKHDLSDPSNPIQVVSNKGTEKDVVTALTKAGYKGVQPVTDGSHEVAVTAVPLTTDPMSDKSFDTVEDVRSVIHSVDGADALAAGTAAIQLDMAAATDRDTKVVMPLVLGLVLIILMILLRSILSPLLLMATVVLSFGAALGISAVIFDAMGFAGEGREFPLFVFVFLVALGIDYNIFLMHRVREETVEHGDTRRASLVALSATGGVITSAGIVLASTFAVLTTMPHVSFIEIGLAIALGVLLDTLVVRSILVTAINLDLGDIIWWPSGLARRTNVRSPRRGGPGDVVGAGRAAAPGYPGAPMPPRRAPNRQLQSRPTQPGQPQPRPMQGRPMPPRYSRPGPPPGRPPQPGRQPYPRPNPRPYPPQGRPRPRRPDEY
- a CDS encoding serine/threonine protein kinase translates to MVAFPQEGEQFGRYVIERVLGQGGMGVVYQAKDPALRRKVALKLVLPSLTIDKDFITRFEREANILAKLRSRNIVQIIEYGEVEGTVYLVTEYVPDGDLHGWLKTTGPLETVQALRLVSDVSDALFDAHRAGVVHRDVKPSNVLIWERQEGELVPYLTDFGIATEGDSNVTRAGSVVGSLPYMSPERHLGEQATPSGDIYAAGCLLWAALTGKAPYTGTDFELMSAHINNPVPRLPASTPGADLINPIIQKALAKKPENRFQTASQLAKALDKAADRLEEAGLGGGFAAAAGTGGADLGSRPGVGYDTTSGGTSGGDTGGGTSGGNTGGSGVHEAEAQPTIVKRPGESTPSPAPAANETDSTVVHSGKGMPLAGAAAGAGAAGAAGAAAGGSGGGKPEWLPSHHTGDGQGGDKKKLYAMIGGGVAAVVLIGAGIFTQGFGIFGLHGDDAKAAEAIASGVPKPDWAGEDQMTCAAESLVEKVPASELRSHGVVDSGDEWSYTGDWPADDAMNFSQGLLDCTESWSTEIGDSWKVGDTRCMEKEVDKTSMAGLIAVSNLLEKSDPGAAGPAKEKAVKALDACYVKADALGAEVTPKASYMQVDFDVQDPTAPGGKSDIQIAKKGSTSFEKLKGTSYELPVAEGGVEGCIAVNTTVTFAWGTEKATKGESCGKAEPKKLEWVKQDKCTDKAYISQKIDCNTWQLNFEGFQPGKKFNVKLTMNGKGCGSKKCTWPGTPDGEGKGAIINWSGPQDWNAKFVATAPGASAQIDN